Genomic segment of bacterium:
CCTGAACACTTTGTTGCGGAACCATAGCGGTATTCTTGCGTTGGGGCTGATATGAGTGACGATCTTGTCATAAAACGCCCCGCGCGGACAAAAGGTGCCGCAGAAATACCGGCCTCGTTTATAGAAGCTCGTGAAGAGCGCCGAAACCATGACGATTGGCACAATAAAGCCGAGCAGCGGATACCACTGTCCCGCAATTATTGTTATCGGCACAAGGAGCCACAATACTGAGCGAATCATAGAACGTCTGGTCATGACAGGATTAGATGCCAAAACGAAATTGAATACAATCGGTTACTTACAACTCGGGAAACGGATCCTTTCTCTGCCTTTATTATCGCTTGTAATTAAAGAATCTCATTGAGGCTTGAATCGACAGGGATTCATTATGGGAGCCTCATACATATTCTCAGGCGTGTCCTCGTATTCCGACCTGATCACTATGGCGGCTTTCACAGGCTTGAAATCCGGGTCAGACCCGATCTTGTCCTCGATCCTCTTTACGATCGAGGAGAGAAAGTCATAGAATACAGAATACGCATTGATCTTGTCGCCGTTTGTATATCGCCTGTATGCTTCATTGCTGCCCGAAACGTCGCTCGCATAATAGAACGCTGACTTGAGCCAGGTCAGATTGCCAGGGCTGCAATAGTAATTCTCAGTGCTCTCCGTCACCGCCTTTCCGTGAACTTTCAGCCCGTCCCTCTGCAAGATCCACTTGATGAACGGCAGGCCGACCATGATATCCTGGGAGCGCTTCATGATACATGGATGCTTGAAGTAACAACCGCTCGGCTCTGTCAGCTGCGAGCGCATGCTCTGGGGGACGATCCCTTCACTGAATATATAATGGACGAAGAGGTCCCTCGCCTCCAGATTGCTCCCGTGCGCTATCTTCGTGCAGCCGTCCAGCGTGGAGGTGCCTTCGTACCGGTCCAGGATCTCCGAGCCACAGGGGATCGTAAATGTATAGGAGTGTTTTCCGAAATAGTACCGATTCAGGGCCCTGACCACCGTCTCGTTCACATCCGCCCTTATCTTGTTCTTCATCGAGTCGCCCATAGCATGGCCTCCTTTGCAGATGCGGACTCTCATAGCGCATTTTCGCGCGGCCTGGTGCAAATTTTTATGTCGGAAGGAAAGACTGGTAATTTTAATCAATTAGTTCAATAAGTTAGCATGTAGCCTGCCAATAGGAAACCACTTCGTAGTGGTTTGAACCTGTCACCTAACGAACCGTACGGAAGCAGGTTAGGTACGGATCTACTGATTGGCTTCCAGTGCGGTCAGGCGGCAATCGTGCTTTTCGCAGCGTTCGGTGATGCGGTTGATCTTGGAGCAAATTCGGCGCTCCATATCCAGAATGTCGTCCTTGAGGCCGCGAAAAACAAGTTCCAAATTTGAAAGCCGCATGTTGGACTCATCATGCGATGTTCTCAGCGCTTTCATGTCCCTGCTGTTCTCTCTGACTTCAGTTGTCAGTACATCCATTCGCTCGAGCACAAGTCGGAACTTTGAATTCTGATCTTCAATCAAGACAGCATTATAGTGCATCAGCGTCTCTTTCTGGTTCAACTCTTCAACAGGCGTGTCCACTCTGGCCTCCTTCGCCCTAGCCTTTTTCTTCAACATGCAACCTCCTCGTCTCTATGCGGCGCGCCTTCGCCTGTCAACGGCATATGCATCCTGGCTTATGCAAACAGCATGCCTATCAGAGGATGTTGTGGATAAGAGGAGAGCAGGCTGAAATATCGACGAATTTACGGAACACCCGACGATGCTGCAGTAATCAGGGTGCTGCGAATCGCTGCAGGGGTGACCAGAAATTGTGCAGCAGGAAGTGGCTTCCTATTGACGTATTTGCTGACAGTAGGAAGTGGCTTCCTGTTGACACTACGAGGTGAGAATTATGAAGGCCAGCATGCTGAGCATGGCCAATAGAAAACCGATCGTCAGTATCATCTTGTGATGTCTTTTCATCCTTTGCTCCAATCGCTTGCACAATGTGTCAGCAACTCAATCCCCCGCCCCCCTTTTGCTCCGTGACGGGGGTTTACGGGGGGCTAGTTCGTAACATTATTACACACACCTAAATATTGCTGAGAGGCTTTCATCCCAAATATGTCATTAATTTTATTCCAAAACGACGCTCCATCCTGCCAGATTACAAAACTATTATTACCATTTCTCTGTGGGATCTGTATTGATACACCTTCGATATAAGATCCTTTAACTGAATTAACACTAACAACATCTGAATCACCAGCGGACGAAAACTTTGGTGATCCGGTCATCAAATCATAAAACAACCATGTCAGCTTGGTTGAATTGTGTACATTCTTAAAAATAAATTTAGAATTCGTCTCTATAGATTCATTCCCAATGTCATGTCCTTCTTGGTAATTACACTCAATTGGCTTATTCCAATCTAAATCTTGTTTATCTATTTTGACAACATGATTACATGACACGCAACAAATGAAGATAATCAAAATTGAAAGAAGGTTTAATAGTTTCATAAGTGCACTCCTCATGTTTTCTAATCCATAATCCATGTCGTATTTCATTAAAATTGAACATCCGAGGACACGACACTTAACTACGTCTCTGTCCTTCGCTATCCCCCACACACCTTGCACGCGACGCTGTGAGGAAACTTGCAGAATTTATATTAGAGAGCAAGGGAATACAGGACAGCCAGCGGGGTCACCCTCCCCCTAACCCCTCCCATCAAGGGAGGGGGAAAGGGGTTCAAATACACCACATGTCAGGCAGGAAGGAGGACTCCCATCTGGATTTAGCAGCGTTTTCGGGACTTCTCTGCCTGGTGGCCTTAGAAGCGGAGCCTGGAGGGGCGTGATGTGGCTAGCGCAGTGAGCCGATTTTGTCGGCGAAGGATCGCCGGTCGCGCCTGAGTAGAACCAATTTCGCGCGACACCTCATGTTGTTTGAGCCCGCGAAATGCCCTCATCAATTTCGTAAGACCGTCTTTTGGCTTTCGCGGGCGAGTTCATGAGGTGAGGCGATACGAGACCGCTACAAAATCGTGCGAACGGAGCTCTCGCCACATCACGCCCCTTCAGGCGCAGCGTTACCGAACCGCGCCCCGTCTGCGGACTTCGGATTAGCGGGCTGTTCCAACTTAAAGTCACAATTTGTGACTTTAAGCTTTGGTGCCGAAAATGATGCAGTGGTGCTGCGAAACGCTGCACCTGCCGATCAGCGCCCCCCTGATTTTCAAGGGCTTTTATCTGGCCTAAGGATTGCATTTCAGATTCTTCATGACCCGAAAACCATTCAAACATGACAACGAAATACCGTCCTGCAACACAGAACTGCAACCGATCGCATCGGATCTGACGCCGGGAATCGAGAATCGCATCCTTGTCATCAGGGGCCAAAGGGTGATGCTCGATGCCGATCTTGCATACCTGTATGGTGTGACAACCAAACGACTCAATGAACAGGTAAAGCGGAACCAGGGACGTTTTCCAGCAGATTTCATGTTCAAGCTGACGAGTGAAGAGTGGTCCGAACTGGTCGCAAATTGCGACCGGTTCAAAAACCTTAAGCATTCTACAGTGTTACCCAATGTATTTACGGAGCACGGAGCCGTGATGCTTGCAAATATCCTGAAGTCAATGAGGGCTGTGGATATGAGCGTCTATGTCGTCAGGGCCTTCATCAGGCTCCGCGAGATAATCTACAGAAATGAAGAGCTGGCAAAAAAGATAGGTGATATTGAACAAAGGCTGGCCATCCACGACAAAGCCGTTATCTCGATATTTCAGGCGATAAGAAAACTCATGTCGCCGGGGCCGAAGAAGAGGAAGAAGGTAGGGTTTATTTGGTAAAATCAGCTTCGGATCCTAACACCGGGGACAGGCCGCTAATGTATCACATGTGTCCTCAGTCTGCCGCGGACTGTCCCCTATTTAGTGCGGACTGCCCCCTATTTTTGCACTTCATTCGTAGTCTTCGGTTCTTTAACTTTGAGGCCGGCTTGTTTGCCAAGCAACAAATAGATCGTCTTGGCCGGGCCGTCAGGAGCCATGAAGACGATAGAGGTCGGATTCTTGCCCCTCTCATAAATGACGATTATCGGAGAAACCGCCCTCTTCTTCATATACATATGAAGAGGGAGAGAGCGGGCGCTGAACAGAGGCCAGCCGCCCCGGTCATAGATCGTGTTCAGGGCGGTGGGAAGGGTGTCGTTTGCCGCCTTGAAAACCGCGTCATAGCCAAAGTACAGCTCCTTGATCGCAGAATAGGGTATCTTGAACATCTCGACGCTCTCGGTCCCCTTTCCATCCTTCTGATCGATGCGAGTCTTATAGAAGATTGCCTCGGTCGTCCCTAAGTCCAGCATCCCATTGTATTGCGCATATTGAGTATACTTCTGAACATCGATCTCCGGGATTCCCGTCACATACGTTACATCCTCAATTTGCGCAGGGACAGAGGAGGGGCCTTCATACACCCTTGTGCTCGGTTTCGGCGCAACCGCAAAAGCGGGGGCAGAAAAAATAATCAACAATGATGCTGCAGTTATAATTCGAACGATACTTTTACCCACATTGCCTCCCTATTATAATGATCCCTGCTTGGAGGCACGTCTATAACATCTAGAAATTAACACAAGGGTGTTGAGTGCCGCCCCGCCTGCGAACTTCGCGCAAACAGTCTTAACACCGGGGACAGGCCGCTAAGGTATCACAGATTATCCTCAGCCCGCCGCGGACTGTCCCCTGTTGAACTGCGGTATGTCACCTATTGAACTGCGGAGTGTCTTCTATTGATAATCAGAAAGCCAGTTCGCCTTCCATGACCGCGATGACGGATGCGCCGGAGAGGAATTGATCGAACAGCTCGTTGCCTGACGGGTTTTCGGGAATCGTGGTCTCGAGTTTCATGGTGATCATTCCCTGCGCGAGCGGTTTCACCGTCTCGATCGCAAGATCGGAGAGCACGAAGTCGACCATGGCCGAGACCCCTTGCCTCGCCTGATCCGCGGTCAGTTCGCCCAGCGCCACGCGGATGCGGAAGCCGACCCCGTCGAGATCGATGCGGGTGCCGTCAAAGGTCCCCTTGGCCTCCACCCCCTGGGCCCCGCTGATGATCATCGTGGCGGTAACACCCGAGGGCAACTGCGGGATCTCCTCGGAGCGCAGATACATTATCGCGTATGGGAAGTCGTCCATGCGAAGGGTGACGTCGCCGCCCGAGATCGTGAACCTTATGGGACCAGTGATCTCCAGATCCTTCGGCCCC
This window contains:
- a CDS encoding 4Fe-4S binding protein, with amino-acid sequence MIRSVLWLLVPITIIAGQWYPLLGFIVPIVMVSALFTSFYKRGRYFCGTFCPRGAFYDKIVTHISPNARIPLWFRNKVFRWSIVVLLMGFMIYQISLDPGNVYHWGRVFVRICLITTALGIVLALFVHPRTWCSFCPMGTLQSTIGRNRKPKH
- a CDS encoding ORF6N domain-containing protein translates to MTRKPFKHDNEIPSCNTELQPIASDLTPGIENRILVIRGQRVMLDADLAYLYGVTTKRLNEQVKRNQGRFPADFMFKLTSEEWSELVANCDRFKNLKHSTVLPNVFTEHGAVMLANILKSMRAVDMSVYVVRAFIRLREIIYRNEELAKKIGDIEQRLAIHDKAVISIFQAIRKLMSPGPKKRKKVGFIW